One Comamonas odontotermitis genomic window, GCTGTGCTTCAAACCACCAAGCCGCCTACTCGTCGCCTGCTGCGAGACCCAGTTCCTGGATCTTGCGCGTGATGGTATTGCGGCCAATGCCCAGGCGCTGCGCGGCTTCGATGCGTTTGCCGTGCGTGGCAGCCAACGCTGATCGGATCAGTTGGGATTCAAACCGGCGGCTGAGAATGTCCCACACTTCGGTGCTGCCCGACTGCAGCAGCGCATCGGCCTCCCGCGCCAGATCGGATTCCCATGGTGGTGCGGAACCTGAGGTAGCTGCAATGGAAGGGCGAGGTGCTTCTGCAAACGGTACAGCATTGCCATTTGCTACTGAATTAATAGCTACTGACGCTTGTGGAACAAGCGCAATAGGCGTCTCTGGCATCAGGGCCTGCGGTACCGGTGCAGCGGATATGCCAGGCCCAGCCGTGCTTTGCAGCACTTCGGGTGGCAAATCCTGCTCGGACACACGCTGGGCTGGCGCCATCACGGTGATCCAGTGGCAGATGTTCTCGAGCTGCCGCACATTGCCCGGAAACCCGAACTGCGCCAGCCGTGCCAGCGCGCCTTCGGACAGCTGCTTGGGCTCCACCCCCAGCTGGCGGGCACTGGCCGCCAGAAAATGGCGAGCCAGCATCGGAATGTCTTCCTTGCGTTCGCGCAGCGGCGGCAGCCGCAGACGGATCACGTTCAGGCGGTGAAACAAGTCTTCGCGGAACACGCCCTTTTGAACGCGCTCTTCCAGGTTTTGGTGCGTGGCGGCAATCACCCGCACATGCGATTTGACTGGCACATGGCCGCCCACCCGGTAGAAATGCCCGTCGGAGAGCACACGCAGCAGACGGGTCTGCAGATCGAACGGCATATCGCCGATTTCGTCGAGAAACAGCGTTCCGCCCTCGGCCTGCTCAAAGCGACCCCTGCGCTGGGTCTGCGCGCCGGTGAAGGCGCCGCGCTCATGGCCGAACAATTCGGATTCGAGCAGGTCCTTGGGAATGGCTGCGGTATTGATGGCCACAAACGGTCCGCCCGCCACCGGAGAGTGCTTGTGCAGCGCGCGCGCCACCAGCTCCTTGCCCGATCCGGATTCGCCGGTCACCATCACGGTCACATTGCTTTGCGACAGGCGCCCGATGGCACGAAAGACATCCTGCATGGCGGGCGCCTGGCCCAGCATCTCGCCGCTGCCCGCAGACTGGGCCGGGTCCGGCATCTGGCTCTGGCTTTGTTGCACGGCACGCTGGATCAGCTCCACCGCCTTGGGCACGTCAAATGGCTTGGGCAGGTACTCGAAAGCACCGCGCTGAAAGGCTGACACCGCGCTGTCGAGGTCGGAGTACGCCGTCATGATGATGACTGGCAACTCGGGCTGGGCTGCATGCAACTGCTCCAGCAGCTGCAAGCCGTTGCCGCCCGGCATGCGGATGTCGCTAACCAGCACGGACGGTGCCTGCGATGGATCCTCGTTCGAGGCGAGCGCCTCCAGTACCTCCTGCGGATGCACAAAGCTGCGCGTGGGCAGTTGCTCGCGCGCCAGCGCCTTCTCGAGTACGAACCGGATCGAAGGGTCGTCGTCCACTATCCAGATGGGTTTCATTGTCGCTATCGCCCTTCCAAATCTACAAACCATGAATCGTGGTCCTGGCCGGGCTGCGCCATGCAAGCTAATCCGTCAACGGCAGCATGATGCGAAAATCCGTGCGCCCAGGCTCGCTCTCGCATTCAATCAGACCTTCGTGCCTTTGTACAAAGGTCTGTGCCAGCGGCAAGCCCAGGCCCGTGCCGCCATCGCGTCCGGTCACCAAGGGGTAGAAGATCCGCTCCTTGATGTCCGGCTCGATACCAGGACCATTGTCGATGACATGCAATTCCAATGCCAACTTGTGGCGCTTGCGGCCCAAGGTGAGCTGGCGCGCAATGCGCGTGCGCAGAATGATGCGCGCCGTTCCCTGTGCCATCTGCGGCTCCAGCACCTGCGCGGCATTCTGCACAATGTTGAGCAGCGCCTGGATGAGCTGCTCACGGTCGCCTCGGATCTCAGGCAGCGAGATATCGTAATCGCGCTCGATCTTGAGGCCGTTCGGATATTCCAGCAGCACCAACTGGCACACGCGCTCGCATACTTCATGGATGTTCACATCACCTACGGTGTGCGGATGGCGGTGCGGAGCGAGCAACCGGTCCACCAGGGCCTGCAGGCGATCGGCCTCGTGGATGATGACGTCGGTATATTCTTTGAGCTGGCGGTCCGGCAGCTCCATGTCCAGCAACTGCGCAGCGCCTCGAATGCCGCCCAGCGGGTTCTTGATCTCGTGCGCAAGGTTGCGGATCAGCTCTTTGTTGGCCAGAGCCTGCTCACGCACGCGCTCTTCGCGATCCTGGCGCACCTGCTGCTCCAAAGGCCACAGCTCCACCAGAATCTCGGCATCTTCCTGCCACCATGACAGGTTCACATGCACCGGAAAGGCGTCCTGCAGGCTGCGACGCAACTGCGCCTCGAACCTCAAGGACGAAAAGCGCTGCGCCCGCGCATCCACCAGCGCCTTGTGCAGGAGCTCATCGTCCTGAAAGAAAACACCCAGCTCGTGGCCCAGAATGCTTTTGCGCGATACGCCCAGCGCGTTTTCCAGTGCGGCGTTGACACGCACGGCAGCGCCATCGAGCCGAATGACCGCCACCAGGGTTGCGATGTGCTCCAGCGCTTGCCACTCGCGCCATTCGCGGTCGGCTGCGGTCAGGTCAGGCATGGGTTGGGCAGCAGGAAGAAAGTGGGATCAAGGTGCAGGCAGACGCTGCAGCTCTCTTTGAATACCGGCGATATCGCTGTCCATGCGGGTTATCTCCGCCTTCAGGTCTTCCACACGCTTGTTGTAGAAGGCCGGGTTGCGCATCTCCAGCGCATTTTTTTGCGGCTCGCCATTGTTGTACTCACGGGCCAGATCCGCCTTGCGCGTCTCGGCCTTCTTCAGTTCGGTCTCTAGGATCAGTCGCGCATCGGAATCGCGCGCGCGGCCCTCTGCCGAGGTGGAACGTGGCGCAGGCGTTGCGGCTGCCGGCGCGCGGGCCGGACGTGGCGCGGCTGCAGACGGCGCGGGCGCCGGGCTGGCCGCCCCTGCGCCACCTTGCGGGCGCGTGCCCTGCACGATGGTCACATTGGCAGCCTCGATCTGGGCACACCCCCGCTGGCGCGCCTTGGCCGCGTCATTGGTGTACTCATTGCCACAGCGATAGATGCGATCCTGCGCCACAGCGCCCTGTGCACCCGCCATTGCAACCGCCAAAAACAACCACTTGATATGCATAACCTCGATTCGCCCATTCACTCCACAGTGGCAAGTATCACGCCAATCTGTACATCAAAGATTCCAGCACCCCATTGCAACAGCAAACAAATACCAGCTGCAATCACGTTTCATAACGCGGGCAACTGCTGCGGCGTGCACAGGCAGTGTATAGACAAACAGAGGCTGACCATGAATAACAGTTCCTTCTGTTACAGATTCGCAGCACCTTCACCACACATCGCACGGCCCGTGCCATAGTCTTGCTATCAACTTCATATCGAAACGAGACAGAAAAAACGGCCTGTGCAATACAGGCCGTTTTGCAGCAGGACAGCAACAATGCCGCCCTTGCTTCCTGGTGCTTTACAGCGAATAGTACATGTCGAACTCGACAGGGTGCACCGCCTGGCGGAAGCGGGTCACCTCGCTCATCTTCAGCTCGATGTAGGCGTCAAGCATGCTGTCGCTGAACACGCCGCCCTTGGTCAGGAAAGCGCGGTCTGCATCCAGGGCTTCCAGTGCCTGATCCAGGCTGTGGCACACGGTAGGCACCAGCTTGTCTTCTTCGGGTGGCAGGTGGTACAGATCCTTGGTGGCTGCTTCACCTGGGTGGATCTTGTTTTCCACGCCGTCGAGGCCAGCCATCAGCAGTGCAGCAAAGCCCAGGTATGGGTTCATCAGCGGATCGGGGAAGCGTGCCTCCACGCGGCGGCCCTTGGGGTTGCTCACGTAAGGAATGCGAATCGATGCCGAGCGGTTCTTGGCCGAGTACGCCAGCTTCACTGGAGCCTCGTAACCAGGCACCAGGCGCTTGTAGCTGTTGGTGCCAGGGTTGGTGATGGCGTTCAAGGCACGGGCGTGCTTGATGATGCCGCCGATGTAATACAGCGCGAAATCCGACAGACCCGCGTAGCCGTCGCCAGCAAACAGGTTCTTGCCGTCCTTCCAGACGGACTGGTGCACGTGCATGCCGGAGCCATTGTCGCCAGCGTAAGGCTTGGGCATGAAGGTTGCCGTCTTGCCGTACGTGTCAGCCACGTTCCAGATCACGTACTTTTGCACCTGCGTCCAGTCAGCGCGCTCAACCAGGGTCGAGAAACGGGTGCCCAGCTCGTTCTGGCCGGCGCCTGCCACTTCGTGGTGGAAAACTTCGACGGGGATGCCCAGCGATTCGAGCAGCAGGGACATTTCCGCGCGCATGTCCTGCGTGCTGTCGACAGGAGGAACGGGGAAGTAGCCGCCCTTGACGCGTGGACGGTGGCCACGGTTGCCGGAGTCGAACTTGGTGCCGCTGTTCCAGGGGGCTTCGTATTCTTCGATGTCGTAGAACGGGTTGTTGGGTTCGGTGCTCCAACGCACGCCATCAAAGATGAAGAATTCTGGCTCGGGACCGAAGTAGGCCGTGTCGCCCAGGCCAGAGGCCTTCAGGTAGGCTTCGGCGCGCTTGGCGATGGAGCGGGGATCGCGGTCATAGGCCTTGCCGTCGCCTGGCTCGATCACGTCGCACTGCAGGAACAGTGTGGTTTCGTCAAAGAATGGATCGATGTTGGCGGTGTTCGGATCGGGCATCAGCAGCATGTCCGAGGCTTCGATACCCTTCCAGCCGGCAACCGAAGAGCCGTCGAAAGCGTGGCCCGAGGCGAACTTGTCTTCGTCAAAGTGCGAGATCGGCACCGTGACGTGTTGCTCCTTGCCACGGGTATCGGTGAAACGCAGGTCAACGAACTTGACCTCGTTCTCGTCCAACATGCTCATCACATCTGCAACGCTCTTGGCCATCTATAGCTCCAAAGAAAAACATCAATAAAAAGACTGTGGCAAGACTAAAGCAGATTGCGTGCCAGTTTTATGACATCTGCCCGGTCCATGTTGCCGGCAACTACCCGGCCCGGCCTGCCACCGTACCGAGCGTGACTGTACCGCGCTTTGCCAGCTTGGGACAGCCGTTGCAGGGGAATTTGTACAACTCCCTGGCCTGCCCCCACCCTGCTATCGCACCACCTCGGTGCAATTTACCGCCCACGCACAAGCCTCGGCAGGATGCACAGTTTTGACGCTAAATTGCACCAAATTGGTGCAATGTATATTCTACCGCGCACCGATTTGGTCACTTCTCTGGCTGCTCGCCTGCAGGAAGCGCGCCCTCCAAGGCCTTGCCATCGCCCCATTGCGCTTCCGCCACCGGCATCTCGTCCTGCTCTGCACGCAAGGCCTGCAGGGCAGCCAGCCCGAAATGGATGAACCACAGCGAAGAGAATGCAAAGGTGATGGCGTAGATCCATACCGCCAGCGGCACCAGCACCACAAAGCCGATGGTGAAGACGATGCCCGAGGCCCAGACGATGCTGGGCGCAATGCCGATATAGCCGCTGATCACGCCCATCAGCAGGAGCGGCCAGCGATGGCGCTGCAGCAGCGCATCGCGCTCGGACTTGCTCGCGTGCTCAGCCAGTGCGTCGACACTCATGACCCGGTAGGTCAGCCAGCCCCAGATGACGGGCGGCACCACCAGCACAAGGGGAGGAATCAGCCACAACGGCATCGTCACCACAAAGGCAACCACGGCTACGGCTGATGTGCCCAAGGCCCACACTACACTGGCCACGAGGCCTGTGCCGTGCTTTTTGGCCAGCGTGGCAAAGCGCTGCTCCGTCACCATGCGCAGCAGCGCCGGTGTCATCAGCAAGGCGATGATGAGCAGTGCCAGCACGGCCGCCATCGGGGTCATCAGCACCAGCACCACAAATGGCGCCACGCCAGCGGCAAAGCCTTCGGTGCCGCTGCCACCAAACCAGCTGAACATGGTGCGCAGCCAGCCGATGGTCTCCACCCAGTGCTGCACCGCTGCCACGCTGGCCGTCCAGTAGAAGTAGCTCCAGCCGCCCAGCACCAGCAGCATCACGACCAGCGGCACCAGCGACAGCGCAATCACCTTGGGGCGAAAGCAGTACGCTGCAGCGCGCCAGAAAGAATCAAGCATCAGGCTGGAGCCTTGGGACATAGGAGGGGTTCCTTATGCATTAAAAACCGATGATCATGCTAACCGGCAACGGCCAGCCCTGTCGATTCAGCGCCCCACAGCCCCCAGGCGCGCCTGTAAGCACCGGGACAAGTATCAGGCCTTGTTCAGCAGGCGGAGCACCCCGCGCCACTGCTGGCTCCAGAAACCGCTGCCGTAGTCGCGCAACTGGCCTTGCCTGTTGGGCTGCACCTGGTCGCGGATGCCGGTCGGGTCGTAGCGCAGCTCAAAATTGGCAGTGCCAAACAGCATGTCCCACCAGGGCAGCAACACACCGAAGTTGCAGCCTCCCAGGCGCGGGCGGGCTTTTGTAGTGTTGATTGCTTCTTTTTTGATAGCATTCTGCGCTTGACTGTCTTGCGCTGTAGACGTATTTCCCTCCAAACCCTTGGCTGGCGACTCATGCCCGATGCCAATCGCATGGTGGCGGCGGTGAAAGCGTGGGCTGATCCACAGCCGCTCGCCCAGCGTGCCAAACCATACGCGCAGATTGGCATGTTGCAGGCTCTCGCTCAACTGGGTGATGGCGACGATGGCCACAAACTGGCTCGGGGCCATACCGATCAGCACGGCGACCAGCACCAGAATGCTGTCGGTCAGGATATCGTCCAGCAGGTGGTTGCGGTTGTCGCTCCACATCGTCATCTGGCGCTGCGAATGGTGCAGTGCATGCAGCTTCCACCACCAGACGAAGCTGTGCTGGCCACGGTGGATCCAGTAGGCCACAAAGTCGAAAATCACCAGATAGATCAAGAGGCTGACCCAGGCCACATCGGTCACGCCCGGCCAGAGTGCGTCCACATGCCAGGTCTCAAACCCTTGCATGCGCAGGCTGCCTACCAGCCAGTCCCACAGGGGGTCGATGGTAAAAAAGAGCGCCAGGCGGAACAGCCCCAGGCGGTGGATCAGCGTGTAGAGAATATCGATGCGGATGGCGTGCTTGTCGGTCACCGCCTCCACCGGGCGCCAGCGCTGCAGCGGCGCAATCACCAGCACCATGATGACAATCTGCAGGCAGCCCACCAGAAACCAGCCAGCGGCGGTGTAGCCATCTTCCAGAAAGTTGGCCAGGCCCATATTGAACAGGAGCGGCTGGAACACCTGTTCAAACACCCATTGCTGGGCATTGTCAAAAAGAGAGCTGAAGAATTCCATAGCTAGAAATTACCTGTGCCTGCGCGCGGCAAGCCCATTCAGTGTGCCAAAAAACCGCTGATCAAGGCAGTCAATGGCTGCGAATCCATTCACGGTACTGGGGGTGATCGCGCAGGGTGGCAAAGCAGAAGCCCTGTGCCTTGAGGCCCTGGATCAGCGGCTGCAGCACGGCAGGCGCCCAGGGATCCTTGCGGTCCCAGATGCCCAGGTGCGCCAGAAGAATGTCGCCGGAGCGGATGTTTCTGAGCGCCTTGTCCAGCAGCATGGCATTGGGATATTTGTCGCTGGGCAATTCATCGCCCAGAAAACCGGCGGGCGACCAGCCTACGTGGGCGTAACCGCAGCTTTGCGCCGCAGCAATCAGCGCGGGCGAAGTCTTGCCGCCAGGCGCGCGAAACAGCGGCAGTGGCTTGGTACCGGTGATCTGCTGCAGGCGGTCTTCGGATTTCTTGATTTCGGCACAGTATTGGGGCACGGTCATCACCGCAGTCTTGCCCGCAAGAGGCCCCTGCGATGGGCGCACCGTGAAGCTGCGCACAGCGCCCTGCTCCGTCTTCCCATCGGCACGCCAGTACACATGGTCCCAGGTATGCGAGGCAAAGGCATGGCCTTCAGCCGCGCGCGCCTTCCACCAGGGGGTCCAGTGCTCGCCCAGGCTTCCGTCACCCTCCTTGGTGCGCTCGTTGGCGGCAAAAAAGGTGACTTTCACATCTTCCTGCTGCAGCACCTCGGCAATCCTGTCGGCCACTCCCATGTGGCCGGTATCCAGCGTCAGATAGACGGGTTTGCTGCAACTGGCTGCCGAGTTTGCATGATTTTTCGCTCCTACGCCCATAGGCAGAGCGCCAGCAGCTATCAAAAATAGAGTGCTCAGACGCATGCGCGGCCCGTATCAGCGCGGAGCATGGTCCAAGGTCCAGATGCCGTGCGGCGACTTGCCAACCTTGACCTGGTTCACCACCTTGCGTTCCTTGGTGTCGATCACGCTCATCTTGCCCGCCCAGCGGGAGCTTAGATAGATATAGCGCCCGTCAGGCGTCACATCCATGCAATCGGGACCGCTGGGGCCCGGGTACTTGTCCACCACGGTCTGGCTTTGCATGTCGAGCTTGCTGATGGTGTTGGCCACGCGGTTGCTGACAAACAGATGGCGGCCGTCACCCGTGGCACGGAAAGCGTGCGCGCCCTTGTCCGTCTTGATGGAGTTGACCAGTTTGGGCTGTGCACCTGCCACGTCGAACACCTGTACACCCTCGCCGCCGGTGAGCGCCACAAACACGAACTTGTTGTCGGGGCTGCCGTACAGATCGGCCGGCATGGGGCCGGTCTTGATGCGCCACTTCAATGTCTGGCTGGCGATATCGATGGCGACCAGCTCATCACTGTCCTGCATGGTGGAGTAGATCGTCGTGCTCTTGCTGTCGATCCACAGGTGGCTGGGCGTCTTGCCGGTGGAAATGCGCTTGACCAGCTTCGGGTCGGTGCCGTTCCAGCTGTAGATATCGATATGGTTCAGGCGGTTGGCCGCGGTGACAAACCACTTCATGTCGGGCGAGAAGCGCAGATGGTAGGGATCGGAGATGCCCTGGATCACACGCTGCACATCTGCAGTCTTGGGGTCGACAAAGGTCAGCGAGTCACCCGTGGCATTCGCCACGATGACGGATTTGCTGTCGGGGGTGAGGTACAGGTGGTGCGGCTCCTTGCCTGTAGGAATGCGCTTGACCTCTTTCCAGGTCGCAGGATCAACGACGCTGATATTGGCATCCAGCGAATTGAGCACCAGAATGGGGTTTGCCGCCTGGGCGGCCAGCGCTGCCGCTGCCGAAGCGGCCACCAGCAGGGAGCGGGCGAGATTAAAGGGCTTCACAAGCAATCCGTACAAGTAACGCAGCGAGTGTAGCCGCCCGCAAGGCGGTTACCCACAGTACCCGAATGGCGGCAATGTAAATATTCGTCGACTTCGGGCAGGAGCGCCCGTTCTCAGCGCGCGCAATGCAAGTGCACCTTAATATTCGTCAAAGATTCGCTGCAGCTCCTTGGGATCGCTCGTCCGGGTGAGGGCCAGCATCAGGAGAATGCGGGCCTTTTGCGGCGAGTGCATCATCGAAGCGACAAAGCCCGCTTTCCTGAACTCTCCGGTTGGCGTCACGATGCCGGTCGTCACACGCGAGCCGGTAACGACTGCAACGCCTTTTTTCTGGGCTGCTACCAAGCTGTTCATCGTGGCGACCGGCATATTGGCGTGCCCTGTTCCTGCATTGACGATGCCACGTGCACCGGCCGCCACTGCCGCATCGACCAAAGTGCCGTCCGAACCCAGGGTCGTGTAGTTGATATCGACGCGCGGCAAGCTCTCGAGCTGGCTGACGTCGAACTCGCTGTGGGAGGTATGCCGCTTGAGCGGGCTGGAGATGAAGAAAGGCTCGGAGTTCTGCATGTAGCCCAGTTCTCCCCCATCCGGGCTCTTGAACGTGGCCGCATTGGTGGTATTGGTCTTCATTACCCCGAAGGCGCTGCTGATCGTGTCGTTCATGCTCACCAGAACGCCCTTGTCCTTGGCCGCAGGGCTTGCAGCCAGCGCCACGGCATTGACCAGATTCAATGGTCCGTCAGCACTGATGCCGGTGCTGGGACGCATGGAGCCGACCAGAACCACCGGCTTGCTGGTCTTGACCACCAGATTCAGGAAATACGCTGTCTCCTCCAAGGTGTCGGTGCCGTGGGTGATCACCACGCCGTCCACATCCTTGGTCGCCAGGAGTTCATTCGTGCGTCTGGCCAGCGCCAGCCAGTTGGCAATGCTGATCTTGGAGCTGCCCACGTTGAAGAGTTGTTCACCAGAGATATTGGCGAACTTCTCGATCTCCGGAACTGCAGCCACCAGCGCCTGAATTCCCACCTGTTTCATGCCTGCACCCGGCCCATAATCGGTCAGCGCCAGGCTGTCAGCACCGCGGCTGGCGATGGTGCCACCCGTGGCCAGAATGGCAACATTGGCTTTGCCAGGGGTTTGTGCCAAAGCTGGCGCTGCACTCACAGCGAGTGCAGTGGCGCTCAGCACGCAGGCTGCGAATTTCTTGAGATTCATGATGAAGAGCTTCCGTGGGGCTGTTGAAAAATGGGGACAGATATGTGCTTTCCTGGTGGTGTGCCATGCAGGTTGATGCGCTGCGCCATCGGACGGCTTGAGTGAAACAGTCTCTGGATGCTTCAACACAGACTAGCCAGCCGCCCCACCTTCAAACCAGCGCAGCACAAGGTATCGAGGTTGAGGTTTCAAGCGCTCAGGGCAGCGGCTCTCCTGCCCCCACCCGATCCACGATCAGGCGGTAGTGCTCCGGCCGGCGATGTTTGGCAAAATTGAAGACGTGCTGGCGGAAATGCTCGCCCAGCGAGAGATCGGCGCTGACACAGATCACTTCGTCCTCTTCCGTCAGCGTGCAGGCCACAATCTCTCCTGTCGGTGCCACGATGACGGAACTGCCGATCATGTGGTGCCCGTCTTCGGAACCGCATTTGCCTGCTGCAGCCACCCAGACCCCGTTCTGGTAGGCATTGGCCTGCAGCGAGATCAGGTGGGTAGAGGTGCGCAGGTGCACCGGCTCGTTCCAGTGAATGTTGAGCGAGGGCGTGTTATAGCCCAGCATGACCACCTCGGCACTCTGCAGCGCAAGGACCCGGTAGGTTTCAGGCCAGCGACGGTCGTTGCACAGGCACATGCCATACTTCACGGCCTCCGATTCAAACACCCTGAAACCCAGATTGCCCACATCGAAGTACTTCTTCTCGAGGTGCTGAAAAGGGACATCGCTCTTGAGGTCGGCGTGGCCCGGCAGGTGGATCTTGCGGTACCTGCCTGCGATCTCGCCATTGCGATTGACCAGGATACAGGTGTTGTAAGGCCGACCATCCTCCGCTAGTTCGGCATAACCCAGGTAAAAGCCCACGCCCAGCTTGCGCGCCTCATCAAACAGCGGCTGCACTTCGGCGTTGGGCATCTGCGCTTCGAAGAACCGCGCCTGCGCCTCGGATTCGTCCATCCAGTAGCGCGGGAAGAAAGTCGTGAGCGCCAGTTCGGGAAACACCACCATCTCTGCACCGCGCGCCTTGGCTTCCCGCAACATGGCCACCAGCCGCAGAACTACTGCGCTGCGGCTGTCTGTCAGGTGTACAGGCCCCATCTGTGCGACCGCCAGGCCCAGCTTTCTGTTCGACATATCATTCATTCCTTTTCATTGAAGCTTTGGTTCCCGCCGGCGCAGAACCTGACCGGGCAGCGCACCAGTGGCCTGGTGCCCATTCCATACCTGGCGACCATTGACCCAGACCTGCTCCACGCCCTGGCTCACCTGCATGGGCTGCTCGAAGGTTGCGCGGTCGGACACCCGTTGCGGATCGAACACCACCAGATCGGCAAACCAGCCAGGCTCCAACCGCCCACGGCGATCCAGGCCGTATTGCTCGCAGGCCAGGCCCGTCATCCGGTGGATGGCCTCCTCCAGCGACAGAAGCCCGCACTCACGCACCATGCGCCGCAGCACCCGCGTAAAGGTTCCCCACTGGCGCGGATGTGGATGCGGATCGAACGGCAGGCCATCGGACCCCACCATGGTGAGCGGAAACTGGAAGATGCGATCCACATCGCCCTGGTCCATCAAAAAGTAGATGGCTCCAGCGGGTGACAGACGCGCCAGTGTTTCTTCGTCGTCCAGGCCCCACTGCCGCTGCAGGTCGGAAAAATCCCGTCCCTTGGCCTCCGGGCACGCCGTGGACCAGGTGATCATCGTGCGACTGGCCAGGCGCACGCGATCCAGTCGCAACATGGTGGAGGTGGCTGGATAGGGATGGCAATCCACACAGACCGGCTGCGTGGCACTGGCTTGCTGGATCATTGCCAGCGTTTCTGCCGAACGGCCATGGTTGCGCTCTCCAGCCAGCTTGTGGTGGGAAAAGACCACCCTGCAATCTGCCTCGCGCCCCACGGTCAACGCTTCCTGCATGGCAGGAACAATGTCGTCCGCCTCGTCGCGCAGATGCGTCGCATATACAGCCCCCCGCCCTTTCAGCGGCTGACAGACATCCAGCAA contains:
- the ntrC gene encoding nitrogen regulation protein NR(I), with translation MKPIWIVDDDPSIRFVLEKALAREQLPTRSFVHPQEVLEALASNEDPSQAPSVLVSDIRMPGGNGLQLLEQLHAAQPELPVIIMTAYSDLDSAVSAFQRGAFEYLPKPFDVPKAVELIQRAVQQSQSQMPDPAQSAGSGEMLGQAPAMQDVFRAIGRLSQSNVTVMVTGESGSGKELVARALHKHSPVAGGPFVAINTAAIPKDLLESELFGHERGAFTGAQTQRRGRFEQAEGGTLFLDEIGDMPFDLQTRLLRVLSDGHFYRVGGHVPVKSHVRVIAATHQNLEERVQKGVFREDLFHRLNVIRLRLPPLRERKEDIPMLARHFLAASARQLGVEPKQLSEGALARLAQFGFPGNVRQLENICHWITVMAPAQRVSEQDLPPEVLQSTAGPGISAAPVPQALMPETPIALVPQASVAINSVANGNAVPFAEAPRPSIAATSGSAPPWESDLAREADALLQSGSTEVWDILSRRFESQLIRSALAATHGKRIEAAQRLGIGRNTITRKIQELGLAAGDE
- the glnL gene encoding nitrogen regulation protein NR(II), with translation MPDLTAADREWREWQALEHIATLVAVIRLDGAAVRVNAALENALGVSRKSILGHELGVFFQDDELLHKALVDARAQRFSSLRFEAQLRRSLQDAFPVHVNLSWWQEDAEILVELWPLEQQVRQDREERVREQALANKELIRNLAHEIKNPLGGIRGAAQLLDMELPDRQLKEYTDVIIHEADRLQALVDRLLAPHRHPHTVGDVNIHEVCERVCQLVLLEYPNGLKIERDYDISLPEIRGDREQLIQALLNIVQNAAQVLEPQMAQGTARIILRTRIARQLTLGRKRHKLALELHVIDNGPGIEPDIKERIFYPLVTGRDGGTGLGLPLAQTFVQRHEGLIECESEPGRTDFRIMLPLTD
- the glnA gene encoding type I glutamate--ammonia ligase, which encodes MAKSVADVMSMLDENEVKFVDLRFTDTRGKEQHVTVPISHFDEDKFASGHAFDGSSVAGWKGIEASDMLLMPDPNTANIDPFFDETTLFLQCDVIEPGDGKAYDRDPRSIAKRAEAYLKASGLGDTAYFGPEPEFFIFDGVRWSTEPNNPFYDIEEYEAPWNSGTKFDSGNRGHRPRVKGGYFPVPPVDSTQDMRAEMSLLLESLGIPVEVFHHEVAGAGQNELGTRFSTLVERADWTQVQKYVIWNVADTYGKTATFMPKPYAGDNGSGMHVHQSVWKDGKNLFAGDGYAGLSDFALYYIGGIIKHARALNAITNPGTNSYKRLVPGYEAPVKLAYSAKNRSASIRIPYVSNPKGRRVEARFPDPLMNPYLGFAALLMAGLDGVENKIHPGEAATKDLYHLPPEEDKLVPTVCHSLDQALEALDADRAFLTKGGVFSDSMLDAYIELKMSEVTRFRQAVHPVEFDMYYSL
- a CDS encoding EI24 domain-containing protein is translated as MSQGSSLMLDSFWRAAAYCFRPKVIALSLVPLVVMLLVLGGWSYFYWTASVAAVQHWVETIGWLRTMFSWFGGSGTEGFAAGVAPFVVLVLMTPMAAVLALLIIALLMTPALLRMVTEQRFATLAKKHGTGLVASVVWALGTSAVAVVAFVVTMPLWLIPPLVLVVPPVIWGWLTYRVMSVDALAEHASKSERDALLQRHRWPLLLMGVISGYIGIAPSIVWASGIVFTIGFVVLVPLAVWIYAITFAFSSLWFIHFGLAALQALRAEQDEMPVAEAQWGDGKALEGALPAGEQPEK
- a CDS encoding sterol desaturase family protein, with the translated sequence MEFFSSLFDNAQQWVFEQVFQPLLFNMGLANFLEDGYTAAGWFLVGCLQIVIMVLVIAPLQRWRPVEAVTDKHAIRIDILYTLIHRLGLFRLALFFTIDPLWDWLVGSLRMQGFETWHVDALWPGVTDVAWVSLLIYLVIFDFVAYWIHRGQHSFVWWWKLHALHHSQRQMTMWSDNRNHLLDDILTDSILVLVAVLIGMAPSQFVAIVAITQLSESLQHANLRVWFGTLGERLWISPRFHRRHHAIGIGHESPAKGLEGNTSTAQDSQAQNAIKKEAINTTKARPRLGGCNFGVLLPWWDMLFGTANFELRYDPTGIRDQVQPNRQGQLRDYGSGFWSQQWRGVLRLLNKA
- a CDS encoding polysaccharide deacetylase family protein, whose amino-acid sequence is MGVGAKNHANSAASCSKPVYLTLDTGHMGVADRIAEVLQQEDVKVTFFAANERTKEGDGSLGEHWTPWWKARAAEGHAFASHTWDHVYWRADGKTEQGAVRSFTVRPSQGPLAGKTAVMTVPQYCAEIKKSEDRLQQITGTKPLPLFRAPGGKTSPALIAAAQSCGYAHVGWSPAGFLGDELPSDKYPNAMLLDKALRNIRSGDILLAHLGIWDRKDPWAPAVLQPLIQGLKAQGFCFATLRDHPQYREWIRSH
- a CDS encoding YVTN family beta-propeller repeat protein gives rise to the protein MKPFNLARSLLVAASAAAALAAQAANPILVLNSLDANISVVDPATWKEVKRIPTGKEPHHLYLTPDSKSVIVANATGDSLTFVDPKTADVQRVIQGISDPYHLRFSPDMKWFVTAANRLNHIDIYSWNGTDPKLVKRISTGKTPSHLWIDSKSTTIYSTMQDSDELVAIDIASQTLKWRIKTGPMPADLYGSPDNKFVFVALTGGEGVQVFDVAGAQPKLVNSIKTDKGAHAFRATGDGRHLFVSNRVANTISKLDMQSQTVVDKYPGPSGPDCMDVTPDGRYIYLSSRWAGKMSVIDTKERKVVNQVKVGKSPHGIWTLDHAPR
- a CDS encoding asparaginase, coding for MNLKKFAACVLSATALAVSAAPALAQTPGKANVAILATGGTIASRGADSLALTDYGPGAGMKQVGIQALVAAVPEIEKFANISGEQLFNVGSSKISIANWLALARRTNELLATKDVDGVVITHGTDTLEETAYFLNLVVKTSKPVVLVGSMRPSTGISADGPLNLVNAVALAASPAAKDKGVLVSMNDTISSAFGVMKTNTTNAATFKSPDGGELGYMQNSEPFFISSPLKRHTSHSEFDVSQLESLPRVDINYTTLGSDGTLVDAAVAAGARGIVNAGTGHANMPVATMNSLVAAQKKGVAVVTGSRVTTGIVTPTGEFRKAGFVASMMHSPQKARILLMLALTRTSDPKELQRIFDEY